The Streptomyces sp. NBC_01268 genome window below encodes:
- a CDS encoding amino acid ABC transporter ATP-binding protein, producing the protein MPVPDGGDALVVLKDVDKHFGTLHVLRSIDLTIRRGEVVVVIGPSGSGKSTLCRAINRLETIDSGEIAVDGRPLPAEGRELAALRADVGMVFQSFNLFAHKTVLDNVTLGQIKVRKKDRKSAEKRARTLLERVGVATQADKYPAQLSGGQQQRVAIARALAMDPKVMLFDEPTSALDPEMINEVLEVMQQLARDGMTMVVVTHEMGFARSAANRVVFMADGRIVEQATPEEFFGNPRSERAKDFLSKILHH; encoded by the coding sequence ATGCCCGTCCCGGACGGCGGTGACGCACTCGTCGTACTCAAAGACGTGGACAAGCACTTCGGGACCCTCCATGTGCTCCGCTCCATCGACCTCACCATCCGTCGCGGCGAGGTCGTGGTCGTGATCGGCCCCTCCGGGTCCGGCAAGTCCACGCTCTGCCGCGCGATCAACCGCCTGGAGACCATCGACTCGGGCGAGATCGCCGTCGACGGCAGACCGCTGCCGGCCGAGGGGCGGGAGCTGGCCGCGCTCCGCGCCGACGTCGGCATGGTCTTCCAGTCCTTCAACCTCTTCGCGCACAAGACGGTGCTCGACAACGTCACGCTCGGCCAGATCAAGGTCCGGAAGAAGGACCGCAAGAGCGCCGAGAAGCGGGCCCGCACCCTCCTTGAACGGGTCGGGGTCGCTACCCAGGCGGACAAGTACCCGGCGCAGCTCTCCGGTGGCCAGCAGCAGCGGGTCGCCATCGCCCGGGCGCTCGCGATGGACCCGAAGGTCATGCTCTTCGACGAGCCGACCTCGGCGCTCGACCCGGAGATGATCAACGAGGTCCTGGAGGTGATGCAGCAGCTGGCCCGGGACGGCATGACGATGGTGGTCGTCACCCACGAGATGGGGTTCGCCCGGTCGGCGGCCAACCGCGTGGTGTTCATGGCCGACGGCCGGATCGTCGAACAGGCCACGCCCGAGGAGTTCTTCGGCAACCCGCGCAGCGAGCGCGCCAAGGACTTCCTGTCGAAGATCCTCCACCACTGA
- a CDS encoding glutamate ABC transporter substrate-binding protein: protein MTMNPLRTRRLTVAAAAAVVLSFTGTAYASGGAAAHRDDGKITVGIKFDQPGIGLKTPDGTYTGFDVDVATYVAKQLGHDPKDIVWKEAKSADRESLLQRGDVDFIAASYSITPKRAEKVDFAGPYLLAHQDVLIRADDDSITKPSDLNNKKLCSVTGSTSAQNVKTKIAPDAQLQEYGGYSECLTGLENGVIDAITTDDSILAGYASQPEFKGKFKLGGFKLSNENYGIGVQKGSELKAEINTALEKMVADGSWAAAVQKNFGPAGYQAEPAPKIGVVVQ from the coding sequence ATGACCATGAATCCGCTCAGGACCCGAAGGCTCACCGTCGCCGCCGCCGCGGCGGTCGTCCTCTCCTTCACCGGGACCGCCTACGCCTCCGGTGGGGCGGCCGCGCACCGCGACGACGGGAAGATCACCGTCGGCATCAAGTTCGACCAGCCCGGCATCGGCCTGAAGACCCCGGACGGCACCTACACCGGCTTCGACGTCGACGTCGCCACCTACGTCGCCAAGCAGCTCGGCCACGACCCGAAGGACATCGTCTGGAAGGAGGCCAAGAGCGCCGACCGCGAGAGCCTGCTCCAGCGCGGCGACGTGGACTTCATCGCGGCCTCCTACTCGATCACCCCCAAGCGCGCCGAGAAGGTCGACTTCGCCGGGCCCTACCTGCTCGCCCACCAGGACGTGCTGATCCGCGCCGACGACGACTCGATCACCAAGCCCTCGGACCTGAACAACAAGAAGCTCTGCTCCGTGACCGGCTCCACCTCCGCGCAGAACGTCAAGACGAAGATCGCCCCGGACGCCCAGCTCCAGGAGTACGGCGGCTACTCCGAGTGCCTCACCGGTCTGGAGAACGGCGTCATCGACGCGATCACCACCGACGACTCGATCCTCGCCGGCTACGCCTCCCAGCCCGAGTTCAAGGGCAAGTTCAAGCTGGGCGGCTTCAAGCTGAGCAACGAGAACTACGGCATCGGCGTCCAGAAGGGCAGCGAGCTCAAGGCGGAGATCAACACGGCGCTGGAGAAGATGGTGGCCGACGGGTCCTGGGCCGCGGCCGTGCAGAAGAACTTCGGGCCCGCCGGATACCAGGCCGAGCCCGCACCGAAGATCGGCGTGGTCGTCCAGTGA
- a CDS encoding amino acid ABC transporter permease, with protein MFDFLEGYDLLGAFWTTVRLTVFSAIGSLVWGTLLAAMRVSPVPLMRGFGTVYVNIVRNIPLTVIIVFTSLGLFQTLGVSLGAEDFTAVNFRLAVLGLTAYTSAFVCEALRSGINTVPLGQVEAARAIGLNFSQTLRLIVLPQAFRSVVGPLANVLIALTKNTTVAAAIGVAEAALLMREMIENEAQLLLVSAVFAVGFLCLTLPTGLLLGWIAKKVAVKR; from the coding sequence GTGTTCGACTTCCTGGAAGGCTACGACCTGCTGGGAGCCTTCTGGACGACGGTCCGGCTGACCGTCTTCTCCGCGATCGGCTCCCTGGTCTGGGGGACGCTGCTGGCCGCCATGCGGGTCAGCCCCGTCCCCCTGATGCGGGGCTTCGGCACCGTCTACGTCAACATCGTCCGCAACATCCCCCTCACCGTCATCATCGTCTTCACCTCCCTGGGCCTCTTCCAGACCCTCGGGGTCAGCCTGGGCGCCGAGGACTTCACCGCCGTCAACTTCCGGCTCGCCGTCCTCGGCCTCACCGCCTACACCTCCGCCTTCGTCTGCGAGGCGCTGCGCTCCGGCATCAACACCGTGCCCCTCGGCCAGGTCGAGGCCGCCCGGGCCATCGGGCTGAACTTCTCGCAGACCCTGCGGTTGATCGTGCTGCCGCAGGCCTTCCGCTCGGTCGTTGGCCCCCTCGCCAACGTCCTGATCGCCCTCACCAAGAACACCACCGTCGCCGCCGCCATCGGCGTCGCCGAAGCAGCCCTGCTGATGCGCGAGATGATCGAGAACGAGGCCCAGCTGCTCCTCGTCTCCGCCGTCTTCGCCGTCGGCTTCCTCTGCCTCACCCTGCCCACCGGGCTGCTCCTCGGCTGGATCGCCAAGAAGGTCGCGGTGAAGCGATGA
- a CDS encoding amino acid ABC transporter permease gives MKGTKGGTGAGTGAGTGDEKAPKGPEAKAPKGLKAPKEPGAVLYDVPGPRARRRNLLLTLLFVLAVGGVVWWVVASLAGKDQLAWAKWAPFFTDPRVWQTYLLPALKNTVTAAALAMGIALPLGAFLGVARLSDHRWVRGTAGPLVEFFRAIPVLILMLFANAAYAEFTDISPESRPLYAVVTGLVLYNASVLAEVVRAGILALPAGQTDAAKAIGMRKGQTMAYVLLPQSVTAMLPALVSQLVVIVKDTALGGAMLGFSELLASVRPMSANYGANTIASFTVVAVIFVVLNFALTTFASWLERRLRRGKRSTGAVVGADAVQDLAAPGEPGRTGPT, from the coding sequence ATGAAGGGGACGAAGGGCGGGACGGGGGCCGGGACGGGGGCCGGGACGGGGGACGAGAAGGCGCCGAAGGGCCCCGAGGCGAAGGCGCCCAAGGGGCTGAAGGCGCCGAAGGAGCCGGGCGCCGTCCTCTACGACGTCCCCGGCCCCCGCGCCCGGCGGCGCAACCTCCTCCTCACCCTGCTCTTCGTCCTCGCCGTCGGCGGCGTCGTCTGGTGGGTGGTGGCGAGCCTCGCCGGCAAGGACCAGCTCGCCTGGGCCAAGTGGGCACCCTTCTTCACGGACCCCCGGGTCTGGCAGACCTACCTGCTGCCCGCCCTGAAGAACACCGTGACCGCCGCCGCCCTCGCCATGGGCATCGCCCTGCCGCTCGGCGCGTTCCTCGGCGTCGCCCGGCTCTCCGACCACCGCTGGGTGCGCGGCACGGCGGGCCCCCTGGTCGAGTTCTTCCGCGCCATCCCCGTGCTCATCCTGATGCTCTTCGCCAACGCCGCCTACGCCGAGTTCACCGACATCAGCCCGGAGAGCAGGCCGCTGTACGCCGTCGTCACCGGGCTCGTCCTCTACAACGCCTCCGTCCTCGCCGAGGTCGTCCGCGCCGGGATCCTCGCGCTGCCCGCCGGGCAGACCGACGCGGCCAAGGCCATCGGCATGCGCAAGGGCCAGACCATGGCGTACGTGCTGCTGCCGCAGTCGGTCACCGCGATGCTGCCCGCCCTGGTCAGCCAGCTCGTCGTCATCGTCAAGGACACGGCGCTCGGCGGCGCCATGCTCGGCTTCTCCGAACTCCTCGCCTCCGTGCGTCCGATGAGCGCCAACTACGGGGCGAACACGATCGCCTCGTTCACCGTGGTCGCCGTCATCTTCGTCGTCCTCAACTTCGCCCTCACGACCTTCGCCTCCTGGCTGGAACGGCGCCTGCGCCGCGGCAAGCGGTCCACGGGCGCGGTGGTCGGCGCCGACGCGGTGCAGGACCTGGCGGCGCCGGGGGAGCCGGGGCGCACGGGGCCGACCTGA
- a CDS encoding molybdopterin-dependent oxidoreductase, producing the protein MTFTPAPAPTRAPDRTDRLLAALGGILAGCGGLAVAALLTVAVRPEAAPVASVGGFVVDHTPAGVKEWAIRTFGESDKDVLQTGVLIILALLAAGLGVLALRHRALALAGVGALGLVGALAAVTRPDSESWTDALPSLAGAATAAAVLFLLARRLVGPPATTPARARRRFLVAGAGTLVGAVGAGFLARSAGADRSANATASRNALRLPRPASPAPAVPPGAQLPVDGISPFVTPNRDFYRVDTALVVPRIDADTWTLRIHGQGVARELTVTLRDLFRREVVERDLTLNCVSNEVGGPYVGNARWLGVRLADLLREAGVRPPSAGGPADQLVARSVDGMTIGSPVETVMDGRDALLAFGMNGEPLPFAHGFPVRMLVPGLYGYVSACKWISSLELTTFAAYDAYWVPRGWAAQAPVKTQSRIDTPKAFSEPRAGTVAVAGVAWAQHRGVSRVQVRVDDGPWQDAELGAQDSRDTWREWVYRWPAEPGHHTLTARATDGTGAVQTEQRAGTMPDGATGLHSVTVTVGAARGGAPGRGARPGPSSTGRR; encoded by the coding sequence ATGACCTTCACGCCCGCACCGGCGCCGACCCGAGCGCCGGACCGCACCGACCGCCTCCTCGCCGCCCTCGGAGGGATCCTCGCCGGATGCGGCGGGCTCGCCGTCGCGGCGCTCCTCACGGTCGCCGTCCGACCCGAGGCGGCCCCCGTCGCGTCCGTCGGCGGCTTCGTCGTCGACCACACCCCGGCGGGCGTCAAGGAATGGGCCATCCGCACCTTCGGCGAGAGCGACAAGGACGTCCTCCAGACCGGCGTCCTGATCATCCTCGCGCTCCTCGCGGCCGGCCTCGGCGTGCTCGCCCTGCGCCACCGTGCCCTCGCCCTCGCCGGAGTGGGCGCGCTCGGTCTGGTGGGCGCCCTGGCGGCCGTGACCCGGCCCGACTCGGAGTCCTGGACCGACGCCCTGCCCTCGCTCGCCGGGGCCGCGACCGCCGCGGCGGTCCTGTTCCTGCTGGCCCGGAGGCTCGTCGGCCCGCCCGCGACCACGCCCGCGCGGGCCCGGCGGCGCTTCCTCGTGGCCGGGGCGGGCACCCTCGTCGGCGCCGTCGGGGCCGGCTTCCTCGCCCGGTCGGCCGGCGCGGACCGCTCCGCGAACGCCACCGCCTCCCGCAACGCCCTCCGGCTGCCCCGCCCCGCCTCGCCCGCCCCCGCGGTGCCGCCCGGCGCCCAGCTCCCGGTCGACGGGATCAGCCCCTTCGTCACGCCCAACCGCGACTTCTACCGGGTCGACACCGCCCTCGTGGTGCCCCGGATCGACGCCGACACCTGGACCCTGCGCATCCACGGCCAGGGCGTGGCCCGCGAGCTCACCGTCACCCTGCGGGACCTGTTCCGCCGGGAGGTCGTCGAGCGGGACCTCACCCTCAACTGCGTCTCCAACGAGGTCGGCGGCCCGTACGTCGGCAACGCCCGCTGGCTGGGTGTCCGCCTCGCCGACCTGCTGCGGGAGGCCGGGGTGCGCCCGCCGTCGGCCGGAGGCCCCGCCGACCAGCTCGTCGCGCGTTCCGTCGACGGCATGACCATCGGCAGCCCCGTGGAGACCGTCATGGACGGCCGGGACGCGCTGCTCGCCTTCGGGATGAACGGCGAGCCGCTGCCCTTCGCCCACGGCTTCCCCGTGCGCATGCTCGTCCCCGGCCTGTACGGCTACGTCTCCGCCTGCAAGTGGATCTCCTCGCTGGAACTGACCACCTTCGCCGCGTACGACGCCTACTGGGTGCCGCGCGGCTGGGCGGCCCAGGCGCCCGTGAAGACCCAGTCCCGGATCGACACCCCGAAGGCCTTCAGCGAGCCGCGGGCCGGCACGGTCGCCGTCGCCGGGGTCGCCTGGGCCCAGCACCGGGGCGTCTCCCGCGTCCAGGTACGGGTCGACGACGGCCCCTGGCAGGACGCCGAGCTGGGTGCCCAGGACAGCCGCGACACCTGGCGCGAGTGGGTGTACCGCTGGCCCGCGGAGCCCGGACACCACACCCTCACCGCCCGGGCGACCGACGGCACCGGGGCGGTGCAGACCGAGCAGCGGGCCGGGACCATGCCCGACGGGGCGACCGGACTGCACTCCGTCACGGTCACCGTCGGAGCAGCTCGGGGGGGAGCGCCGGGACGTGGTGCCCGGCCCGGCCCGTCGTCGACCGGGCGGCGGTGA
- a CDS encoding sulfite oxidase — translation MNGTDGAARGPGMGEVSAPGRVAGPDEGIGAAELALAARNHGLPLEALRYDTSPPGLHYVLVHYDIPAADPEDWRFTVGGLVRRPLDLDVAGLRERPAVTHRVTLECAGNGRARLSPRPVSQPWIVEAVGTADWTGVPLAALLAEAGPLDGAVEAVFTGADHGVERGTEQDYRRSLPLPLAADPERGVLVAYAMNGAPLPPQHGHPLRLVVPGWYGMASVKWLTGVTVTDTPFAGFQQAVAYRYRQGPDEAGAPVDVIAPRALMIPPGFPDFMSRTRVVRPGPVPLAGRAWSGHGPVTRVELSADGERTWTDAEVTADPGRPWAWAAWRTAWTAAPGPYLLTVRATDATGRTQPLTAPWNRGGFGNNLVQRVEVLCVT, via the coding sequence ATGAACGGCACCGACGGCGCGGCGCGCGGGCCCGGGATGGGCGAGGTCAGCGCCCCGGGCCGCGTCGCGGGCCCCGACGAGGGCATCGGCGCGGCCGAGCTGGCCCTCGCCGCCCGCAACCACGGACTGCCCCTCGAAGCGCTGCGCTACGACACCAGCCCGCCCGGCCTGCACTACGTCCTGGTCCACTACGACATCCCCGCCGCCGACCCGGAGGACTGGCGGTTCACCGTCGGCGGCCTGGTGCGCCGCCCGCTGGACCTCGACGTCGCGGGGCTGCGCGAGCGGCCGGCCGTCACCCACCGGGTCACCCTGGAGTGCGCGGGCAACGGCCGGGCCCGGCTCAGCCCCCGCCCGGTCAGCCAGCCCTGGATCGTCGAGGCCGTCGGCACCGCCGACTGGACCGGCGTCCCGCTGGCCGCCCTGCTCGCCGAGGCGGGCCCCCTCGACGGCGCCGTCGAGGCCGTCTTCACCGGCGCCGACCACGGGGTGGAGCGCGGCACCGAACAGGACTACCGGCGCAGCCTCCCGCTCCCGCTCGCCGCCGATCCGGAACGCGGCGTGCTCGTCGCGTACGCCATGAACGGCGCCCCGCTGCCGCCCCAGCACGGGCACCCGCTGCGCCTGGTCGTGCCCGGCTGGTACGGCATGGCCTCCGTGAAGTGGCTGACCGGCGTCACCGTCACCGACACCCCGTTCGCCGGCTTCCAGCAGGCCGTCGCCTACCGCTACCGGCAGGGCCCCGACGAGGCCGGCGCCCCCGTGGACGTCATCGCGCCCCGCGCCCTGATGATCCCGCCCGGCTTCCCCGACTTCATGTCCCGCACCCGTGTCGTCCGCCCCGGTCCCGTCCCGCTCGCCGGGCGCGCCTGGTCCGGACACGGGCCCGTGACCCGCGTGGAGCTCAGCGCCGACGGGGAGCGCACCTGGACCGACGCCGAGGTGACCGCCGACCCCGGGCGCCCCTGGGCCTGGGCCGCGTGGCGCACGGCCTGGACGGCGGCCCCGGGCCCGTACCTGCTCACCGTCCGCGCCACCGATGCCACCGGCCGCACCCAGCCGCTCACGGCCCCGTGGAACCGGGGCGGCTTCGGCAACAACCTGGTGCAGCGGGTGGAGGTGCTCTGCGTCACGTAG
- the nadE gene encoding ammonia-dependent NAD(+) synthetase translates to MTDPETTALQQRIARELEVGETFDPRAEIERRVAFLAERLTSTGLGCLVLGISGGVDSTTAGRLCQLAVERARAAGHQATFYAMRLPYGVQADEHDARLALDFIRADEVLTVDIKAAGDAALDATLAAGTAFRDPHHQDFVHGNIKARQRMIAQYAVAGAHNGLVVGTDHAAEAVSGFFTKYGDGAADLVPLTGLTKRRVRAVAAELGAPAELVWKTPTADLETLDPGKPDEDALGVTYDEIDDFLEGKPVGEAAFASIVRRYELTEHKRRLPIAP, encoded by the coding sequence GTGACCGACCCGGAGACCACCGCCCTGCAGCAGCGGATCGCCCGTGAGCTCGAGGTCGGCGAGACCTTCGACCCGCGCGCGGAGATCGAGCGCCGGGTGGCCTTCCTCGCCGAGCGCCTCACCTCCACCGGCCTGGGCTGCCTGGTCCTCGGCATCAGCGGCGGCGTCGACTCCACCACCGCCGGGCGGCTCTGCCAGCTCGCCGTCGAGCGCGCCCGCGCCGCCGGCCACCAGGCCACCTTCTACGCCATGCGGCTGCCCTACGGCGTCCAGGCCGACGAGCACGACGCCCGGCTCGCCCTCGACTTCATCCGCGCCGACGAGGTCCTCACCGTCGACATCAAGGCGGCCGGCGACGCCGCCCTGGACGCGACGCTCGCCGCCGGGACCGCCTTCCGCGACCCGCACCACCAGGACTTCGTGCACGGCAACATCAAGGCCCGGCAGCGCATGATCGCCCAGTACGCGGTCGCCGGCGCCCACAACGGCCTGGTGGTCGGCACCGACCACGCCGCCGAGGCCGTCTCCGGCTTCTTCACCAAGTACGGCGACGGCGCCGCCGACCTCGTCCCGCTCACCGGCCTCACCAAGCGCCGGGTGCGCGCCGTCGCCGCCGAGCTGGGCGCCCCGGCCGAGCTGGTCTGGAAGACCCCCACCGCCGACCTGGAGACCCTCGACCCGGGCAAGCCCGACGAGGACGCCCTCGGCGTGACCTACGACGAGATCGACGACTTCCTGGAGGGCAAGCCGGTCGGCGAGGCCGCCTTCGCCTCGATCGTCCGCCGCTACGAGCTGACCGAGCACAAGCGCCGGCTGCCGATCGCCCCCTGA
- a CDS encoding alpha/beta fold hydrolase, which translates to MVSTFRQPGLVLTDHRFSVPLDHDAPDGERIEIHGREVVASDRADRTGLPWLLYLEGGPGFGARRFIGPQAWLGRAVREFRVLLLDQRGTGASTPANRQTLPLRGTPREQADYLAHFRADSIVKDCELIRRQLTGGAPWTVLGQSFGGFCATHYLGAAPEGLETVLITGGLPSLTATADEVYRAAFPRVRRKNEAHYARYPGDVERARRIAAHLAAHEVALPGGGALTPEAFQSLGILLGGGDGTHQLHLLLEDAFVPTPAGPALSDAFLEGVQAHLSFAGHPLYALLHEAIYAQGQGPTDWAAERVRAGLPEFDAAGTLAGDAPLLFTGETIHPWHFATDPALRPLRETAELLAARTDWAPLYDPARLAVNEVPVAAAVYHDDMYVDTAHSLGTARAVRGLRTWVTDEFEHDGVRAGGPRVLDRLLALARGEL; encoded by the coding sequence CTGGTGTCCACCTTCCGGCAGCCCGGACTCGTCCTCACCGACCACCGCTTCAGCGTCCCCCTCGACCACGACGCCCCCGACGGCGAACGGATCGAGATCCACGGACGGGAGGTCGTCGCGAGCGACCGGGCCGACCGGACCGGCCTGCCCTGGCTGCTCTACCTGGAGGGCGGGCCCGGCTTCGGGGCCCGCCGCTTCATCGGGCCGCAGGCCTGGCTCGGCCGGGCGGTGCGCGAGTTCCGGGTGCTCCTCCTCGACCAGCGCGGCACCGGCGCCTCCACCCCCGCCAACCGGCAGACCCTGCCGCTGCGCGGCACCCCGCGCGAACAGGCCGACTACCTCGCCCACTTCCGCGCCGACTCCATCGTCAAGGACTGCGAGCTGATCCGCCGGCAGCTGACCGGCGGCGCACCCTGGACCGTCCTCGGCCAGAGCTTCGGCGGCTTCTGCGCCACCCACTACCTCGGCGCCGCTCCCGAGGGCCTGGAGACCGTGCTCATCACGGGCGGGCTGCCCTCCCTCACGGCCACCGCCGACGAGGTCTACCGGGCCGCCTTCCCGCGCGTGCGGCGCAAGAACGAGGCCCACTACGCCCGCTACCCCGGCGATGTCGAGCGGGCCCGCCGGATCGCCGCCCACCTCGCCGCGCACGAGGTCGCGCTGCCCGGCGGCGGCGCGCTGACCCCCGAGGCCTTCCAGTCCCTCGGCATCCTGCTCGGCGGCGGCGACGGCACCCACCAGCTCCATCTGCTCCTGGAGGACGCCTTCGTCCCCACCCCGGCGGGCCCCGCCCTGTCCGACGCCTTCCTCGAAGGCGTCCAGGCCCACCTCTCCTTCGCCGGCCACCCGCTCTACGCCCTCCTGCACGAGGCCATCTACGCGCAGGGGCAGGGCCCGACCGACTGGGCGGCCGAACGCGTACGGGCCGGGCTCCCCGAGTTCGACGCGGCCGGGACCCTCGCGGGCGACGCCCCGCTGCTCTTCACCGGCGAGACGATCCACCCCTGGCACTTCGCCACCGACCCGGCCCTGCGCCCGCTGCGCGAGACCGCCGAACTCCTCGCCGCCCGCACCGACTGGGCCCCGCTCTACGACCCCGCGCGGCTCGCCGTCAACGAGGTCCCGGTGGCCGCCGCCGTCTACCACGACGACATGTACGTGGACACCGCCCACTCGCTGGGCACCGCGCGGGCCGTCCGGGGGCTGCGCACCTGGGTCACCGACGAGTTCGAGCACGACGGCGTACGGGCCGGCGGACCCCGCGTCCTCGACCGGCTGCTCGCCCTGGCCCGCGGCGAACTCTGA
- a CDS encoding GntR family transcriptional regulator produces MAHGEIPASGRELKFRALTAQLRRGLLDGTWPPGSKLPTERALAAETGLSVTTVRRAYEDLVALGLVQRRQGAGTFAAHRAEQERADRRVVGVLVPDTAFYYPRVLQGIEQELAAAGARLVLACSHYDQAEEDAAVARLLGAGVHGLLLVPSLHTAADPGRRAEELLALPVPAVLVERRLAAHGPGDPTEHVCTDHEGGAYDAVRHLRALGHRRFGLVVRSDAPTTAPIESGFARAVADLGLPEARRESEAMGEWDAGRADRAVAALRAAGVTAALCFGDREAALVLGAARRAGLRVPEDLALISYDNEFADVAETPLTAVSPPKFQLGRLAAQILLRRLAEGDAAPLHQVQLRPRLVVRASCGAPRGARG; encoded by the coding sequence GTGGCACACGGCGAGATCCCGGCGTCCGGACGCGAGCTGAAGTTCCGGGCCCTGACGGCCCAGTTGCGCCGGGGCCTGCTCGACGGCACCTGGCCGCCCGGCAGCAAGCTGCCCACCGAGCGGGCCCTCGCCGCCGAGACGGGGCTCTCGGTGACCACCGTCCGCCGGGCGTACGAGGACCTCGTCGCCCTCGGCCTGGTCCAACGGCGCCAGGGCGCGGGCACGTTCGCCGCCCACCGCGCCGAGCAGGAGCGGGCCGACCGCCGGGTCGTCGGCGTCCTCGTCCCCGACACCGCCTTCTACTACCCGCGGGTGCTCCAGGGCATCGAGCAGGAGCTCGCCGCGGCCGGGGCCCGGCTGGTCCTCGCCTGCTCCCACTACGACCAGGCCGAGGAGGACGCCGCCGTCGCCCGGCTGCTCGGCGCGGGAGTCCACGGGCTGCTGCTCGTCCCCTCGCTGCACACCGCCGCCGACCCCGGGCGGCGCGCCGAGGAGCTCCTCGCCCTGCCCGTGCCGGCCGTCCTGGTCGAACGCCGGCTCGCCGCGCACGGCCCCGGCGACCCCACCGAGCACGTGTGCACCGACCACGAGGGCGGCGCCTACGACGCCGTACGGCACCTGCGGGCCCTCGGACACCGGCGGTTCGGACTCGTCGTGCGTTCCGACGCGCCGACCACGGCGCCCATCGAGTCCGGCTTCGCCCGCGCCGTGGCCGACCTCGGGCTGCCCGAGGCACGCCGGGAGAGCGAGGCCATGGGGGAGTGGGACGCGGGCCGCGCCGACCGGGCCGTGGCCGCGCTGCGCGCCGCCGGGGTCACCGCCGCGCTCTGCTTCGGCGACCGCGAGGCCGCGCTGGTCCTCGGCGCCGCCCGCCGGGCCGGTCTGCGGGTCCCCGAGGACCTGGCCCTGATCAGCTACGACAACGAGTTCGCGGACGTGGCCGAGACCCCGCTGACGGCCGTCTCCCCGCCGAAGTTCCAGCTCGGCAGGCTCGCCGCGCAGATCCTGCTGCGCCGGCTCGCCGAGGGCGACGCGGCCCCGCTCCACCAGGTGCAGCTGCGCCCGCGCCTGGTCGTCCGGGCCTCGTGCGGGGCACCTCGTGGTGCGCGAGGGTGA
- a CDS encoding SIS domain-containing protein has protein sequence MTTHVDIEIASQPDCWRRAAEIAAARADLLPRSGERVAVVGCGTSYFIARAYAALRESLGGGETDAFPASDPTPLGRGYDRIVALTRSGTTTEVAELLARAAGRTPTLVLTGVPGSPAARLADAVLDLPFADERSVVQTRFPTTALQLLRAGLGVDLGPSVADAELALYEPLPASWTRYGQFTFLGTGWTVGLADEAALKLRGAARAWTESYPAMEYRHGPIGISDPGSLVWCLGPVPPGLADEVASTGARFVADAVDPVAALVRAQRLAVALADRRGLNPDRPRHLTRSVILAGAR, from the coding sequence ATGACCACCCACGTGGACATCGAGATCGCGAGCCAGCCGGACTGCTGGCGGCGCGCCGCCGAGATCGCCGCGGCACGGGCCGACCTGCTGCCCCGCTCCGGCGAGCGGGTGGCCGTCGTCGGCTGCGGCACCTCGTACTTCATCGCCCGCGCCTACGCCGCCCTCCGGGAGTCGCTCGGCGGCGGCGAGACCGACGCCTTCCCCGCCTCCGACCCGACCCCGCTCGGCCGGGGCTACGACCGGATCGTGGCGCTCACCCGCTCGGGCACCACCACCGAGGTCGCCGAGCTGCTCGCCCGGGCCGCCGGGCGCACCCCGACCCTCGTCCTCACCGGCGTGCCGGGCAGCCCGGCCGCGCGGCTCGCCGACGCCGTCCTCGACCTCCCCTTCGCCGACGAGCGCTCCGTGGTGCAGACCCGGTTCCCCACCACCGCGCTCCAGTTGCTCAGGGCAGGTCTCGGCGTCGACCTCGGCCCCTCGGTCGCCGACGCCGAACTCGCCCTGTACGAGCCGCTGCCCGCGAGCTGGACGCGGTACGGGCAGTTCACCTTCCTCGGCACCGGCTGGACCGTCGGCCTCGCCGACGAGGCGGCGCTCAAGCTGCGCGGGGCCGCCCGCGCCTGGACCGAGTCGTACCCGGCGATGGAGTACCGGCACGGCCCGATCGGCATCAGCGACCCGGGCAGCCTGGTGTGGTGCCTCGGCCCGGTCCCGCCCGGCCTGGCCGACGAAGTGGCCTCCACCGGGGCCCGGTTCGTCGCCGACGCCGTCGACCCCGTCGCCGCCCTGGTGCGCGCCCAGCGGCTGGCCGTCGCCCTCGCGGACCGCCGCGGCCTCAACCCCGACCGCCCCCGGCACCTCACGCGCTCGGTGATCCTCGCCGGGGCCCGCTGA